The Arthrobacter russicus genome has a segment encoding these proteins:
- a CDS encoding FecCD family ABC transporter permease — MRSTRPPEAVGATSAAVRFAHRPVGKAGLAAALLLIGLAGSIMLATALGQVAVPPGEIFAVIGRNLSGQGAAAADPGMLLNQQIIWQLRLPRVLLTALVGAALAMAGAVLQGVVGNPLADPFVIGVSSGSSLGAISVMALGSTALAGLGVSAAAFVGALLTLLLLVFLAQRSGKLSGYRIVLAGVALGQAAMAGTTLIQLHVDPAQVRGILFWMLGSTAGATWSQLPILAVVTGITALFLVARSRQLNALALGDDDAVALGINVNSLRWQLLVASALLTAVAVTVAGAVGFVGLIIPHGLRMLGFSDYRKLLPLSLAGGAIFLVLIDLASRLIDPPNEYPLTIFTAALGTPFFLWLLRTRKEERAV, encoded by the coding sequence ATGCGTTCAACTAGACCGCCGGAAGCCGTCGGCGCAACGTCTGCGGCCGTCCGCTTCGCCCACCGTCCGGTGGGCAAAGCGGGGCTGGCTGCGGCTTTGCTGCTGATCGGCCTGGCGGGCAGCATCATGCTGGCCACCGCATTGGGCCAGGTCGCCGTCCCGCCCGGGGAGATTTTCGCGGTGATCGGCCGCAACCTGAGCGGGCAGGGCGCGGCGGCTGCCGATCCGGGCATGCTGCTGAACCAGCAGATCATCTGGCAGTTGCGGCTCCCCCGGGTCCTGCTCACCGCCTTGGTCGGAGCGGCCTTGGCGATGGCCGGCGCAGTCCTGCAAGGCGTGGTGGGCAATCCATTGGCCGATCCGTTCGTGATCGGTGTCTCGTCGGGATCGTCATTGGGGGCGATCTCGGTCATGGCGCTGGGCAGCACGGCATTGGCCGGGCTCGGGGTGAGCGCCGCAGCTTTCGTGGGCGCCCTGCTGACCTTGCTCCTGCTGGTTTTCTTGGCGCAACGCTCCGGAAAACTCTCCGGATACCGGATCGTGCTGGCCGGCGTCGCGCTCGGCCAGGCCGCGATGGCCGGAACCACGCTGATCCAACTGCATGTGGACCCGGCCCAGGTCCGGGGCATTTTGTTCTGGATGCTCGGCAGCACCGCGGGCGCCACCTGGTCGCAGCTGCCGATACTGGCCGTGGTCACCGGAATCACCGCACTGTTCCTGGTGGCCCGGTCCCGGCAACTCAACGCCCTGGCCCTGGGCGACGACGACGCCGTCGCCCTCGGGATCAACGTCAACTCGCTGCGCTGGCAATTGCTCGTCGCCAGCGCCTTGCTGACCGCCGTGGCGGTCACCGTGGCCGGCGCGGTCGGCTTCGTCGGCTTGATCATCCCGCACGGACTCCGGATGCTCGGATTCTCCGACTACCGGAAGCTCTTGCCGCTGAGTTTGGCCGGCGGAGCGATTTTCCTGGTGCTCATCGATTTGGCTTCCAGGTTGATCGATCCGCCGAACGAATATCCGCTGACCATTTTCACCGCAGCCTTGGGAACACCATTCTTCCTCTGGCTGCTCCGCACCCGCAAAGAGGAACGCGCAGTATGA
- a CDS encoding ABC transporter ATP-binding protein, producing the protein MSLQLNNVTVRIGHRAILDDATLTLQPGSITAVVGPNGSGKSSLLRAAYRALKPNHGSVLIDGSDIWQSSARAAARSRAVLPQQQSQGLGFTAYEVVSMGRTPFARALSGLDAADRALIEQAFQDAGCTGLAGRDFASLSGGERQRVLLARALCQNAPLLILDEPTNHLDIAAQLDLLALLDGFVSGATGRSVLLALHNLDQALAHADHLLLMHQGKIYDAGPPETVLNPENMRLVFGVAAELTRNRLTGKAGIQCAPLGPAARSNPAAQITEACA; encoded by the coding sequence ATGAGTCTCCAATTGAACAACGTGACGGTCCGCATCGGCCATCGGGCGATCCTCGACGATGCCACGCTCACGCTGCAACCCGGGTCGATCACTGCGGTGGTCGGACCCAATGGCTCGGGCAAAAGCAGCCTGCTCCGGGCCGCCTACCGGGCGCTCAAGCCGAACCACGGTTCGGTGCTGATCGATGGCAGCGACATCTGGCAGTCGAGCGCACGCGCGGCGGCGAGAAGCCGCGCCGTCTTGCCGCAGCAGCAGAGCCAAGGCCTGGGCTTCACCGCTTACGAAGTGGTCAGCATGGGCCGGACGCCCTTCGCCCGCGCCCTGAGCGGCCTTGACGCGGCCGACCGGGCGCTGATCGAACAGGCCTTCCAGGACGCCGGCTGCACCGGATTGGCGGGACGGGATTTCGCTTCGCTGTCCGGTGGCGAGCGGCAACGGGTGCTGTTGGCCCGGGCGCTGTGCCAGAATGCACCGCTGCTGATCCTCGACGAGCCCACCAACCACCTCGACATCGCCGCGCAATTGGACTTGCTGGCTTTGCTGGACGGCTTCGTCTCCGGAGCGACCGGCCGCAGCGTATTGCTGGCCCTGCACAATTTGGATCAGGCGCTGGCGCACGCCGATCATCTGCTGCTGATGCACCAGGGAAAAATCTACGACGCCGGCCCGCCGGAAACGGTGCTCAACCCGGAAAACATGCGCTTGGTGTTCGGCGTCGCAGCCGAGCTGACCCGGAACCGGCTCACCGG